A genomic stretch from Caulobacter sp. FWC2 includes:
- a CDS encoding UDP-glucose/GDP-mannose dehydrogenase family protein — MRVAMIGTGYVGLVSGACFADFGHVVTCIDKDPSKIERLHKGEIPIFEPGLDDLVARNVREGRLSFTLDGAQAIKNADAVFIAVGTPTRRGDGHADLSYVYAAAEEIAGLIDGFTVVVTKSTVPVGTGDEVEAIIRKTNSNAQFAVVSNPEFLREGAAIEDFKRPDRVVVGTEDERAQAVMRELYRPLSLNETPIVFTGRRTSELIKYAANAFLAMKITFINEMADLCEKVGADVQQVAKGIGLDKRIGGKFLNAGPGYGGSCFPKDTIALVRTAQQYGAPTRLIETTVEVNDARKKAMAAKVAHAIGAEDLTGKTIGVLGVTFKPNTDDMRDAPSLDILPALQAMGAKVQAFDPEGAKEAAHMLRDVDFKTGAYEAAEGADALVILTEWDQFRALDLDRVKLLMKAPVVVDLRNVYKPAEMVRHGFTYASIGRG, encoded by the coding sequence AGAGCGCCTCCACAAAGGCGAGATCCCGATCTTCGAGCCCGGTCTGGACGATCTGGTGGCCCGCAATGTCCGTGAGGGGCGGCTCTCCTTCACCCTGGACGGCGCCCAGGCGATCAAGAACGCCGACGCGGTGTTCATCGCCGTGGGGACGCCCACCCGGCGCGGCGATGGCCATGCGGACCTCTCCTACGTCTACGCCGCCGCCGAGGAGATCGCCGGTCTGATCGACGGCTTTACGGTGGTGGTCACCAAGTCGACCGTGCCGGTCGGCACCGGCGACGAGGTCGAGGCGATTATCCGCAAGACCAATTCGAACGCCCAGTTCGCGGTGGTGTCGAACCCCGAGTTCCTGCGCGAAGGCGCGGCGATCGAGGACTTCAAGCGTCCCGACCGCGTGGTGGTCGGCACCGAGGACGAGCGGGCCCAGGCGGTGATGCGCGAGCTCTATCGCCCCTTGAGCCTCAACGAGACCCCGATCGTCTTCACCGGCCGCCGGACCAGCGAGCTGATCAAGTACGCGGCCAACGCCTTCCTGGCGATGAAGATCACCTTCATCAACGAGATGGCCGACCTCTGCGAGAAGGTCGGGGCCGACGTCCAGCAGGTGGCCAAGGGCATCGGTCTGGACAAGCGGATCGGCGGCAAGTTCCTGAACGCTGGGCCTGGCTACGGCGGCAGCTGCTTCCCGAAGGACACCATCGCCCTGGTCCGCACGGCTCAGCAATACGGCGCCCCGACCCGCCTGATCGAGACCACGGTCGAGGTCAACGACGCCCGCAAGAAGGCCATGGCCGCCAAGGTGGCCCACGCCATCGGCGCCGAGGACCTGACCGGCAAGACGATCGGCGTGCTGGGCGTGACCTTCAAGCCGAACACCGACGACATGCGCGACGCCCCCAGCCTCGACATCCTGCCGGCCTTGCAGGCCATGGGCGCCAAGGTGCAGGCCTTCGATCCGGAAGGCGCGAAGGAAGCCGCCCACATGCTCAGGGACGTCGACTTCAAGACCGGCGCCTACGAGGCGGCCGAGGGCGCCGACGCCCTGGTCATCCTGACCGAATGGGACCAGTTCCGGGCGCTGGATCTGGACCGCGTTAAGCTCCTGATGAAGGCCCCGGTCGTGGTGGACCTGCGCAATGTCTACAAGCCCGCGGAGATGGTCCGGCACGGCTTCACCTACGCCAGTATCGGCCGAGGCTGA
- a CDS encoding glycosyltransferase translates to MPETLKIERPNMSLAPINVFVHLAYGFGEERWSERWDLGLLKGFNERSPYGYRHAEALNCKIRYSVDCSEGLGGKFIRGLGRVVLGFDFVHAWRNREAVLAADVVWTHTESQSLAIALLLCLYDAKSSPRLIAQTIWLMDEWRRTPGIKKWLYRSLLSRADVLTFHSEINAKMARDVFPSHDVRVVHFGISKEYVRAVPEFRREGPIRVLSAGNDRHRDWPILIEAVANDERFELEVLTKARVDTGGAGNIRVSTPSDNKALLAAFDSADIVVVPLKSNMHASGITVVLEAITRGIPVICSRQGGIDGYFSDSELRYIPENSSTEILIALDEFYADPEAFQARAKIAQAKVLSSGPNSFTFAKSHADISAELVHGREDGN, encoded by the coding sequence ATGCCTGAAACGCTAAAAATTGAGCGTCCCAATATGTCACTAGCTCCCATCAATGTTTTTGTTCATCTGGCTTACGGGTTTGGTGAGGAGCGTTGGTCCGAGCGTTGGGATCTTGGTTTGTTGAAAGGTTTCAACGAGCGCTCGCCCTATGGCTATAGGCATGCCGAGGCGCTGAACTGCAAGATCAGGTATTCGGTCGATTGCAGCGAAGGCTTGGGTGGAAAGTTCATCCGCGGTCTCGGACGCGTGGTGCTCGGGTTTGACTTCGTGCACGCCTGGAGAAATCGAGAAGCCGTATTGGCAGCAGATGTCGTTTGGACGCATACCGAGAGCCAGTCCCTTGCGATCGCTCTTCTATTGTGTCTCTACGATGCAAAGTCATCTCCTAGGCTTATAGCGCAGACTATCTGGCTCATGGACGAGTGGCGGCGCACTCCGGGGATAAAAAAATGGCTATACCGAAGCCTCCTGTCGCGTGCAGACGTTTTGACGTTTCATTCCGAAATCAATGCCAAGATGGCGCGCGATGTATTTCCCTCACACGACGTTCGGGTAGTGCATTTCGGAATATCTAAGGAATATGTAAGGGCAGTTCCGGAGTTCAGACGAGAGGGGCCCATCCGAGTTCTTTCGGCAGGCAATGACCGCCATCGGGATTGGCCGATACTTATAGAAGCCGTCGCGAATGACGAACGTTTCGAGCTAGAGGTGCTAACCAAAGCTCGCGTCGACACCGGAGGCGCCGGAAACATCCGGGTCTCCACGCCTTCTGACAACAAGGCGCTGTTGGCTGCCTTCGATTCCGCCGACATCGTCGTCGTTCCGCTGAAATCCAACATGCATGCGTCTGGAATAACTGTCGTGCTTGAAGCGATCACGAGAGGTATTCCGGTTATCTGCTCTCGTCAGGGTGGAATTGATGGTTATTTTTCGGATTCGGAACTGAGATATATTCCTGAGAATTCATCGACGGAAATTTTAATCGCCCTGGATGAATTCTATGCCGACCCAGAAGCGTTTCAGGCCAGGGCGAAAATCGCGCAAGCCAAGGTCTTGAGTTCCGGACCCAATTCCTTCACGTTCGCAAAAAGCCATGCGGATATCTCCGCGGAACTAGTCCATGGTCGCGAAGATGGAAATTGA
- a CDS encoding oligosaccharide flippase family protein produces MVGGRLLSKLIDFGALLILARYLGPAEFGLVAIAMISVQIVDMILEIPAAAAIGSLERLTPDVVSTAFTIALLRALTIALLLGLLAFPMAKFYGEPRLAGLLVVLALSPAMRGLSNPNLLVYSLKMDFRRDFAVDVLSKLIALLVSGIVAVLTRSYWALAINAVAATTSAAFISYLLGSRKVSLSLKEWRMFAPMMGWNSFAQIMQAVNWQLDRIVLPKFVSVASFGSYSNAANITSIPYQAIVQPVSRPLLVAFATGSDPERLRAGYLRASYTLTALVGPILVMVSVCALPIVEMVLGKAWISVAPILFYMAMTSAFTLPVIPMTALALSQGRANLISAKTFAELMVKVPAVLFLVSRFGIAGALWAQAFSSTAMVLSSMILVRRLIDLKLSRQVLQLARPSASLALLALIAHGVESMLYGRVHVLIVLVAAGALGCSAYLGSMALLWAISGRPDGPEAMLWSRVRKILAWS; encoded by the coding sequence ATGGTAGGCGGTAGGCTATTGTCGAAATTGATCGATTTCGGTGCTTTGCTTATACTTGCTAGGTATTTGGGGCCCGCGGAATTCGGTCTCGTTGCGATCGCGATGATATCCGTCCAGATCGTTGATATGATTTTAGAAATACCTGCGGCTGCGGCCATTGGCAGCTTAGAGCGCTTGACGCCTGACGTTGTATCGACGGCGTTCACGATTGCCTTGCTTCGGGCGCTTACCATCGCGCTGTTGCTTGGGTTGCTTGCCTTCCCCATGGCCAAATTTTACGGCGAGCCGCGACTTGCGGGCTTGCTAGTTGTACTTGCTTTGTCGCCGGCAATGCGTGGGCTGTCGAATCCAAATCTGTTGGTCTATTCGCTGAAAATGGACTTTCGGCGAGACTTCGCTGTCGATGTTCTCAGTAAACTCATAGCGCTTCTTGTGAGTGGGATCGTTGCGGTTCTGACCAGGAGTTACTGGGCCTTGGCTATCAACGCCGTTGCCGCCACCACTAGCGCGGCCTTCATCTCCTACCTACTCGGATCCCGTAAGGTTTCGCTATCCCTGAAGGAATGGCGGATGTTCGCACCGATGATGGGCTGGAACAGCTTTGCTCAAATCATGCAAGCGGTGAACTGGCAATTAGATCGCATAGTCTTGCCAAAGTTTGTTAGCGTCGCGTCTTTCGGCAGCTATTCGAACGCGGCCAATATCACTTCTATACCGTACCAAGCTATTGTGCAGCCGGTCTCTCGCCCTTTGCTGGTCGCCTTCGCGACCGGCTCTGACCCTGAAAGGCTTCGCGCGGGATATCTTCGCGCCAGCTATACACTGACCGCACTTGTAGGGCCGATCCTGGTCATGGTCTCGGTCTGCGCTTTGCCGATAGTTGAGATGGTGCTGGGAAAAGCATGGATCAGTGTCGCTCCCATTCTTTTCTATATGGCGATGACGAGCGCCTTCACCTTGCCTGTGATCCCTATGACGGCCCTGGCCCTCTCTCAAGGACGAGCTAATCTTATATCGGCCAAAACATTCGCTGAACTCATGGTCAAAGTTCCAGCCGTGTTATTCCTCGTGTCCCGTTTCGGTATCGCCGGGGCGCTTTGGGCTCAGGCTTTTTCATCGACCGCTATGGTGCTTTCTTCGATGATCCTGGTCAGGCGTCTTATAGATTTGAAGCTATCGAGGCAGGTGTTGCAACTCGCCCGTCCGTCGGCTTCGCTAGCGTTGCTCGCGCTCATCGCTCATGGCGTCGAGAGCATGTTGTATGGGCGGGTTCACGTGCTGATCGTCCTGGTCGCGGCGGGAGCGTTGGGCTGCTCTGCCTATCTCGGGTCTATGGCGCTCTTGTGGGCAATCTCAGGGCGTCCCGATGGACCTGAAGCCATGTTGTGGTCAAGAGTAAGAAAAATCCTCGCCTGGTCCTGA
- a CDS encoding NAD-dependent epimerase/dehydratase family protein — protein sequence MAPPIIVTGAAGFVGYHVAERLLDRGEAVVGVDVFNAYYDPALKEARAARLVGREDFTMVRMDIADHEAFAELVKTSGAKQVIHLAAQAGVRYSIENPFAYERSNLAGHLSVLEACRHAGVEHLVYASSSSVYGDRPLNGDGFRESDPAESPVSLYAATKRSCELLSQSYAKLYGFPQSGLRFFTVYGPWGRPDMAYYGFTEKMLKGEAIEVYGEGRMARDFTYIDDIVDGIVGVLDHPPAQGGHEVYNIGDNDPVGLMEMISTLEAVLGIEAKKVFLPMQPGDVPATFANIDKLQALCGYKPKVKLTEGLARFVAWRKDSCRRLPLIV from the coding sequence ATGGCGCCTCCGATCATCGTCACTGGCGCGGCGGGCTTCGTGGGCTACCACGTCGCCGAGCGCCTCCTTGATCGCGGCGAGGCGGTGGTTGGCGTCGATGTGTTCAACGCCTACTACGATCCGGCTTTGAAGGAAGCGCGGGCGGCGCGACTGGTCGGCCGCGAAGACTTCACCATGGTCCGCATGGACATCGCCGATCATGAGGCCTTCGCCGAACTGGTGAAGACCTCGGGCGCGAAGCAGGTGATCCACCTGGCCGCCCAGGCCGGGGTCCGCTACTCGATCGAGAACCCGTTCGCCTACGAGCGCAGCAATCTCGCGGGCCACCTGTCGGTGCTGGAGGCCTGTCGCCACGCCGGGGTGGAGCACCTGGTCTACGCCAGCTCGTCCAGCGTCTATGGCGACCGGCCGCTGAACGGCGACGGCTTCCGCGAGAGCGACCCGGCCGAAAGCCCGGTGTCGCTGTATGCGGCGACGAAGCGTTCGTGCGAACTGCTGAGCCAGAGCTACGCCAAGCTCTACGGCTTTCCCCAGTCGGGCCTGCGGTTCTTTACCGTCTATGGCCCGTGGGGCCGGCCGGACATGGCCTATTACGGCTTCACCGAGAAGATGCTGAAGGGCGAGGCGATCGAGGTCTATGGCGAGGGCAGGATGGCCCGCGACTTCACCTATATCGACGACATCGTCGACGGCATCGTCGGCGTGCTCGACCACCCGCCGGCCCAGGGCGGTCACGAGGTCTACAATATCGGCGACAACGATCCTGTCGGGCTGATGGAGATGATCTCGACCCTCGAGGCCGTCCTGGGCATCGAGGCCAAGAAGGTCTTCCTGCCGATGCAGCCCGGCGATGTTCCAGCCACCTTCGCCAATATCGACAAGCTGCAGGCGCTGTGCGGCTACAAGCCCAAGGTCAAGCTGACAGAGGGGCTGGCCAGGTTCGTCGCTTGGCGGAAAGATTCATGCCGTCGCCTCCCTTTAATTGTGTGA
- a CDS encoding glycosyltransferase gives MFPDADIYCLVVDKDKLSGSLRNRNIKTSFLQKIGGKKHYQKMLPFMPFALESLDLTGYDLVISSESGPAKGVITRPDATHVCYCHSPMRYIWDLYPQYYNSVGKLARAFMSIFSPMLRVWDVTTAARVDYFIANSAFVQSRIKKFYRRDSVVIHPPVDISRFVISEQLEDYYLCAGQVTPYKKIEIAVEACTNLNRKLVVVGDGVSEELKRRAGPTVQFVGRADDATMVDYISKCRALIFPGLEDFGIVPLEAMASGRPVLAYGKGGALETVVPGVTGLHFGAQTAEALEGCMLEFERVESTFDSSLIRRHAEGFGVGAFKLQVSNFLRNVASLDV, from the coding sequence ATGTTTCCTGACGCTGATATATACTGTCTAGTTGTGGACAAGGATAAATTGTCGGGCTCTCTTAGGAATAGAAACATAAAGACGAGCTTCTTGCAGAAAATCGGTGGTAAAAAGCACTATCAAAAGATGCTACCCTTTATGCCATTTGCTTTAGAGTCTCTCGACTTGACGGGATATGATCTCGTAATTTCCAGCGAATCTGGTCCCGCCAAGGGCGTAATTACGAGGCCGGATGCGACCCATGTCTGCTATTGCCACTCGCCTATGCGTTACATTTGGGATTTATATCCGCAATACTACAATTCTGTTGGAAAGCTCGCGCGAGCTTTCATGAGCATTTTCTCTCCAATGCTTCGAGTATGGGATGTGACGACGGCGGCTCGCGTTGATTATTTCATCGCTAATTCAGCGTTCGTTCAGTCTCGAATAAAGAAATTCTACCGTCGAGATTCAGTTGTTATACATCCGCCGGTTGACATTTCCCGGTTTGTAATTTCAGAGCAGTTGGAAGATTACTATCTATGTGCTGGACAAGTTACGCCTTACAAGAAAATAGAGATCGCCGTAGAAGCCTGCACTAATCTCAATCGTAAGCTTGTCGTTGTGGGAGATGGCGTTTCGGAAGAATTGAAGCGTCGCGCTGGGCCGACTGTGCAATTCGTTGGGCGGGCGGATGATGCGACGATGGTGGACTACATCAGTAAATGTCGTGCGCTGATATTCCCTGGCCTGGAAGATTTTGGGATTGTCCCCCTTGAAGCCATGGCGAGCGGCCGCCCAGTCCTGGCCTACGGAAAGGGAGGAGCGCTCGAAACTGTCGTGCCCGGTGTAACTGGTTTGCATTTCGGGGCGCAAACCGCCGAAGCTCTGGAAGGATGCATGCTTGAGTTCGAGCGGGTCGAGTCCACGTTCGACAGTTCATTGATCCGGCGACATGCAGAAGGTTTTGGGGTGGGGGCTTTCAAATTGCAGGTGTCGAACTTCCTCCGAAACGTGGCAAGTCTTGATGTTTAA